One window from the genome of Leucobacter aridicollis encodes:
- a CDS encoding monovalent cation/H+ antiporter complex subunit F: MFIAIGVGLTFTALAALVRIVRGPTILDRMVASDVLLTTVILALGADMVARNHTDSVPIMVAIAATATFATIVVARYVKRRGEQDLPESAGEAEHV; encoded by the coding sequence ATGTTTATCGCGATTGGCGTTGGGCTGACGTTCACCGCGCTCGCGGCGCTCGTTCGTATCGTGCGCGGTCCGACGATTCTCGACAGGATGGTCGCGTCTGACGTGCTGCTCACGACAGTGATTCTCGCGCTCGGCGCCGACATGGTCGCGCGTAACCACACTGACTCCGTCCCGATCATGGTCGCGATCGCGGCGACGGCGACGTTCGCGACGATCGTGGTTGCCCGCTACGTGAAGCGGCGCGGGGAGCAGGATCTGCCCGAGTCTGCGGGGGAGGCTGAGCATGTTTGA
- the aceB gene encoding malate synthase A, whose protein sequence is MNTPTATAERTRTFSPTAHEPKLTVNGRPFERSDEILTPEALAFLTELHQRFASTRHERLADRQRRRYEIGNGRDPKFREDTRHIREDASWRVAAPAPGLEDRRVEITGPTDPKMTINAMNSGAKVWLADQEDATSPTWRNVIGGQLSLFDAIRGTLEYTSPEGKEYRVTAAETPTIVMRPRGWHLVEKHIRFTDAQGQQGAASGSLVDFGLYAFHNAKKLIENGHGPYFYIAKLESSEEAKLWDDIFSYTEERLGLAHGTIRATVLIETLPAAFEMEEILYVLRDHMAGLNAGRWDYIFSIIKNYRGRGARFVMPDRSEVTMTVPFMRAYTELLVKTAHRRGAHAIGGMSAFIPNRRDPEVTRLAEEKVRADKSREAADGFDGTWVAHPDLIQVARAEFDAVLGHRPNQIDRQRGDVEVTAAQLLDVHIGRDITEAGVRDNVSIGVRYIESWLRGVGAAAIDNLMEDAATAEISRSQIWQWIHQDQRTADGTPITRAWVSDILAETLRGFERFEGDRYDDAAELFADVALGDTFPTFLTVPAYSRYLVDA, encoded by the coding sequence ATGAACACTCCAACCGCAACCGCTGAGCGGACACGCACCTTCTCCCCCACGGCCCACGAGCCCAAGCTCACAGTCAACGGGCGCCCCTTCGAGCGATCCGACGAGATCCTCACCCCCGAGGCACTCGCGTTCCTCACCGAACTGCACCAGCGCTTCGCGAGCACCCGCCACGAGCGACTCGCCGACAGGCAGCGCCGCCGCTACGAGATCGGCAACGGCCGCGACCCCAAGTTCCGCGAGGACACCCGCCATATCCGTGAGGATGCAAGCTGGCGCGTCGCGGCCCCGGCTCCCGGCCTCGAAGACCGGCGCGTTGAGATCACGGGTCCGACCGACCCGAAGATGACGATCAACGCGATGAACTCAGGCGCCAAGGTGTGGCTCGCTGACCAAGAGGACGCGACAAGCCCAACGTGGCGCAACGTCATCGGCGGCCAGCTGTCGCTGTTCGACGCGATTCGCGGCACGCTCGAATACACGAGCCCAGAGGGCAAGGAATACCGGGTCACTGCCGCCGAGACCCCCACGATTGTGATGCGGCCACGCGGCTGGCACCTCGTCGAGAAGCACATTCGCTTCACCGACGCGCAGGGACAGCAGGGCGCAGCGTCGGGCAGCCTCGTCGACTTCGGTCTGTACGCCTTCCACAACGCGAAGAAGCTCATCGAGAACGGCCACGGCCCATACTTCTACATTGCAAAGCTCGAGTCGAGTGAAGAGGCAAAGCTCTGGGACGACATCTTCAGTTACACCGAAGAGCGCCTCGGCCTCGCGCACGGCACGATCCGCGCGACGGTGCTCATCGAGACGCTTCCCGCGGCCTTCGAGATGGAAGAGATCCTCTACGTGCTGCGCGACCACATGGCGGGTCTGAACGCGGGTCGGTGGGACTACATCTTCTCAATCATCAAGAACTACCGCGGCCGCGGCGCCAGGTTCGTCATGCCTGACCGTAGCGAGGTCACGATGACGGTGCCCTTCATGCGGGCATACACTGAGCTGCTCGTGAAGACCGCCCACCGCCGTGGAGCCCACGCAATCGGCGGCATGAGCGCGTTCATTCCGAACCGACGCGACCCCGAGGTCACGCGCCTCGCCGAGGAGAAGGTGCGCGCGGACAAGAGCCGCGAGGCAGCCGACGGCTTCGACGGCACCTGGGTTGCGCACCCAGACCTCATTCAGGTCGCGCGGGCCGAGTTCGACGCGGTGCTTGGCCACCGGCCAAACCAGATCGACCGTCAGCGGGGTGATGTCGAGGTGACTGCCGCGCAGCTGCTCGACGTGCACATCGGCCGCGACATCACCGAGGCCGGGGTACGGGATAACGTCTCGATCGGCGTGCGCTACATCGAGTCGTGGCTTCGCGGTGTCGGTGCCGCCGCCATCGACAACCTGATGGAAGACGCCGCGACAGCAGAGATCAGCCGCTCGCAGATCTGGCAGTGGATCCATCAGGATCAGCGCACCGCCGACGGCACACCGATCACGCGCGCTTGGGTCTCGGATATCCTCGCGGAGACCCTGCGCGGCTTCGAGCGGTTCGAGGGCGACCGTTACGATGACGCGGCGGAGCTCTTCGCCGACGTCGCTCTCGGCGATACCTTCCCGACGTTCCTCACGGTACCTGCCTACAGCCGCTACCTCGTCGACGCGTAG
- a CDS encoding Na+/H+ antiporter subunit E: MAKRTPRTVTGMELIVRFHELPLLVGLVVLWMMLWREASLLSLVSGIVVSIVMMRVFYLPPVALAGRFNPWYALRYLGYFLWNLARASFEVAWLAVRPGPVPMTSIIAVRLRTKSDFILTVVGLTISLIPGSLVAEVDRFGSVLYLHVLNTPSQKWITKMRRDVATIERLLILTLGSKQEVAEVRK; encoded by the coding sequence ATGGCTAAGCGAACTCCTCGCACGGTGACGGGCATGGAACTCATCGTGCGATTCCACGAGCTGCCGCTGCTGGTTGGCCTCGTTGTGCTCTGGATGATGCTCTGGCGCGAGGCGTCGCTACTCTCGCTCGTGAGCGGCATTGTCGTCTCGATCGTGATGATGCGTGTGTTCTACCTCCCACCCGTCGCACTCGCCGGCCGATTCAACCCGTGGTACGCGCTGCGCTACCTCGGCTATTTCCTGTGGAATCTCGCGCGGGCCTCATTCGAGGTCGCGTGGCTCGCGGTTCGGCCGGGCCCGGTGCCGATGACGTCGATCATCGCCGTTCGGCTCCGCACGAAGTCCGACTTCATTTTGACTGTCGTTGGATTGACGATCTCGTTGATCCCAGGCTCACTTGTTGCCGAGGTCGATCGGTTTGGATCGGTGCTCTACCTGCACGTGCTGAACACGCCGTCGCAGAAGTGGATTACGAAGATGCGCCGTGACGTTGCGACGATCGAACGGCTTCTCATTCTCACGCTTGGCTCCAAACAAGAAGTTGCGGAGGTGCGGAAGTGA
- a CDS encoding XRE family transcriptional regulator, producing MTIEALDLAPAEPDSDAGDALTLGRRIRERRTELGMTLEQLAQAVDRAPSQLSALENGKREPRLPLLRALAAALQSTVDELLLDEAPSERAALEISVERAQRGAVFRSLGLQPIRVSKATNDETLRAIIGLHQEVERLHSERAATPEEARRANTELRAGMRVANNYYPDLERAAAELLDSVGYSGGPVLQQTVAKVAEKLGFTLHYVSDLPHSTRSVIDRRNGRIYLSANLPSRDARAPILRALGSLVCGHEEPRNYGDFLKQRVEVNYLAGAVLLPEAAAVESLKDAKKRREISMEDLRDAFAVSYEMAAHRFTNLATEWLDLNVHFMKAHESGTLIKAYENDGVRFPSDALGNLEGAMVCRNWTARTVFAQPDFFNPWYQYTDMAAGGTYWCTSRLENAKEGQYSVSVGVRFEDVKWFRGRETQHRSQSFCPDERCCRRASSELTQKWQASAWPEAATPTSLLAALPTGTFPGVDSHEVYEFLESHE from the coding sequence ATGACGATCGAAGCCCTCGACCTCGCCCCCGCTGAGCCCGATAGCGATGCTGGCGATGCGCTGACGCTCGGGCGTAGAATCCGTGAGCGCCGTACCGAGCTCGGCATGACTCTTGAGCAGCTCGCGCAGGCTGTCGACCGCGCGCCCTCGCAGCTTTCGGCGCTTGAGAACGGCAAACGCGAGCCGCGGCTTCCGCTCCTGCGTGCGCTTGCGGCGGCGCTCCAGTCAACAGTCGACGAGCTCCTGCTCGACGAAGCGCCGAGCGAGCGCGCTGCGCTCGAGATTTCTGTCGAGCGCGCGCAGCGAGGCGCAGTGTTCAGGTCTCTCGGGCTGCAACCCATTCGTGTGTCGAAGGCCACGAACGACGAAACGCTCCGCGCGATCATCGGGCTGCATCAGGAAGTTGAGCGGCTGCACAGTGAGCGCGCCGCAACCCCCGAGGAGGCGCGGCGCGCCAACACCGAGCTTCGGGCGGGCATGCGTGTGGCAAATAACTACTACCCGGATCTCGAGCGTGCTGCGGCTGAGTTGCTGGATAGCGTCGGCTACTCGGGTGGTCCCGTGCTCCAGCAGACTGTTGCGAAGGTCGCCGAGAAGCTCGGATTCACGCTGCACTACGTGAGCGACTTGCCGCATTCGACGAGGTCGGTCATCGATCGCCGGAATGGCAGGATCTACCTGAGCGCGAACCTCCCATCACGGGACGCCAGGGCACCGATCCTGCGCGCTCTCGGCAGCCTCGTGTGCGGCCACGAAGAGCCCCGAAACTACGGTGATTTCTTGAAGCAGCGCGTCGAGGTCAACTACCTCGCGGGAGCTGTGCTGCTGCCCGAGGCGGCTGCGGTGGAGTCGCTGAAGGACGCGAAGAAGCGCCGTGAGATCTCCATGGAAGACCTGCGCGACGCGTTCGCGGTGTCGTACGAGATGGCCGCGCACCGTTTCACGAACCTTGCGACTGAGTGGCTCGACCTCAACGTGCACTTCATGAAGGCGCACGAATCTGGCACCCTCATCAAGGCGTACGAAAACGACGGCGTGCGGTTTCCGTCAGACGCGCTTGGCAATCTCGAAGGCGCGATGGTGTGCCGCAACTGGACGGCTCGAACGGTGTTCGCCCAGCCCGACTTCTTCAATCCGTGGTATCAGTACACCGACATGGCCGCGGGAGGCACGTACTGGTGCACGTCTCGCCTTGAGAACGCGAAGGAAGGCCAGTACTCCGTGAGCGTCGGTGTGCGCTTCGAAGACGTCAAGTGGTTTCGCGGGCGCGAGACGCAGCACAGGTCGCAGTCGTTCTGCCCAGACGAGCGCTGCTGCCGTCGAGCATCAAGCGAGCTCACCCAGAAGTGGCAGGCCTCGGCCTGGCCCGAAGCTGCGACACCGACGAGCCTGCTCGCCGCCCTGCCGACAGGCACATTCCCAGGTGTCGACTCGCACGAGGTGTACGAGTTCCTCGAGTCTCACGAGTAG
- a CDS encoding Na+/H+ antiporter subunit A, with protein MMGTILFLALVSLVSHPLVKRFGRRVFLALAAAMAAVFGVFVVLSAEVFGGETLVEHLEWIPQLNVNLTFRLDPLSALFALLVTGAGALVLLYCSHYFDDGELGIPRFAAVFMGFATSMLGLVIADNVYLLFIFWEATTVFSFLLIGHVLRLRTANSAALQALMITTLGGLAMLVGFVLIVQAGGTPLLSEIIADPPQGTIVTVSVYLVLLGALSKSAIFPFHFWLPGAMAAPTPVSAYLHAAAMVKAGVYLIARMSEPFADVPGYRWTLVILGGVTMLVGGFRALRQFDIKLIVAQGTVSQLGLLVMVIGVGDPRVTFAGLVLLFAHAVAKAPLFLAVGVVDYSTGVRDLRKLSGIGKRLPVLAFVSIVAAASMAGLPPFFGFIAKESAFAELLEVGASQPAAYVALAVAIVGSVLTMSYMIRFIWGAFASKRGVAPTPIVTKVSSGIVVAPAMFAAIAVLYGVASPLLDPLIRAAVPASPAGDPEHLSIWHGFTLPLLFSAAIVVLGVLLFFPAKRLAVTLPPPSERFSGSHAYWVATHVLDTVAVKFTSLTQRGSLPFYLAVILTVVVIALGGTVLSVQQWPEELSLISSPVDIPIAIVMIVAALFAMRARTRFQGGLLVGVTGYGMATIFALHGAPDLALTQLLVETVTLIAFVLVIRRLPAHMASRPRLAKRTFRLLLGTGVGLVLGTVAVVSLGARIADPISLGLPQLAVEGGHGYNVVNVMLVDIRAWDTMGELSVILAAATGVASLVFLNTRNDQSPHLSRREARNATRAHLLRVADPEDPASRMNWLLAGSYLRPERRSIILEVVVRLVFHGLLILSVFLLLSGHNAPGGGFAAGLVAGLALVARYLAGGRHELRATVALDAGRILGIGLALAVTMAILPLFFGQPALSSSWVDVDLGPFGSLPLVTSTLFDIGVYLVVFGLVLDVLRSLGSEIDEHEEEDQAEFAEEVAR; from the coding sequence ATGATGGGTACTATTCTCTTCCTCGCGCTCGTGTCTCTTGTTTCTCATCCGCTCGTGAAGCGGTTTGGGCGTCGCGTCTTTCTCGCTCTCGCCGCGGCTATGGCTGCCGTTTTCGGCGTCTTTGTCGTGCTTTCGGCCGAGGTGTTTGGGGGCGAGACGCTCGTCGAACATCTCGAGTGGATCCCGCAGCTGAACGTGAATCTCACGTTCAGGCTTGACCCGCTCTCTGCCCTGTTCGCGCTTCTCGTGACCGGAGCCGGCGCGCTCGTGCTGCTCTACTGCTCCCACTACTTCGACGACGGTGAGCTCGGCATTCCGCGATTTGCCGCAGTCTTCATGGGCTTCGCCACGAGCATGCTTGGTCTTGTCATCGCAGACAACGTCTACCTGTTGTTCATCTTCTGGGAAGCGACGACAGTCTTCTCCTTCCTGCTCATCGGGCACGTTCTGCGGTTGCGCACTGCGAACTCGGCCGCGCTCCAGGCGCTGATGATTACGACGCTTGGCGGACTCGCCATGCTCGTCGGGTTCGTGCTGATCGTGCAGGCAGGCGGCACGCCGCTGCTCTCTGAGATCATCGCAGATCCGCCGCAGGGAACGATTGTGACAGTCTCGGTCTACCTCGTGCTTCTCGGAGCGCTGTCGAAGTCGGCTATTTTCCCATTCCACTTTTGGCTCCCCGGTGCCATGGCCGCGCCGACGCCCGTGAGTGCCTACCTGCACGCGGCCGCCATGGTGAAGGCCGGCGTGTATCTGATTGCTCGGATGAGTGAGCCGTTCGCTGATGTCCCCGGTTACCGGTGGACGCTCGTGATTCTCGGCGGCGTCACAATGCTCGTCGGCGGATTCCGTGCTTTGCGCCAGTTCGATATCAAGTTGATCGTCGCGCAGGGGACTGTGAGCCAGCTTGGCCTCCTCGTCATGGTCATTGGTGTGGGAGACCCGAGAGTAACGTTTGCAGGACTCGTGTTGCTGTTCGCCCACGCGGTCGCCAAGGCTCCACTCTTCCTTGCAGTCGGCGTGGTCGACTACTCAACTGGAGTTCGTGATCTCCGGAAGTTGAGCGGCATCGGCAAGCGACTTCCTGTACTCGCATTTGTCTCGATTGTCGCTGCAGCGTCGATGGCTGGCCTGCCGCCGTTCTTCGGCTTCATTGCCAAGGAGTCTGCGTTCGCCGAGCTACTCGAGGTGGGGGCATCGCAGCCCGCAGCCTACGTGGCACTCGCGGTCGCTATCGTCGGCAGCGTTCTGACAATGAGCTACATGATCCGGTTCATCTGGGGTGCTTTTGCCTCGAAGCGGGGTGTTGCTCCTACACCGATTGTGACGAAGGTCTCCTCGGGTATCGTCGTCGCTCCGGCTATGTTTGCTGCGATCGCCGTGCTGTACGGCGTTGCGTCTCCGCTCCTTGACCCGCTCATTCGAGCGGCCGTTCCGGCATCGCCAGCTGGTGACCCCGAGCACCTGAGCATCTGGCATGGGTTCACCTTGCCGTTGCTCTTCTCCGCCGCCATTGTGGTGCTCGGAGTCCTCCTGTTCTTCCCAGCCAAACGCCTCGCAGTGACCCTGCCGCCACCGTCGGAGCGATTCTCGGGGTCGCACGCCTACTGGGTTGCGACGCACGTCCTTGATACCGTGGCGGTCAAGTTTACCTCGCTCACTCAGCGTGGTTCGCTGCCGTTCTACCTTGCCGTGATCCTCACTGTTGTCGTCATTGCGCTCGGCGGCACAGTGCTCTCGGTGCAGCAGTGGCCGGAGGAGCTGTCGCTCATTTCGAGCCCGGTCGATATCCCAATTGCGATCGTGATGATTGTCGCGGCGCTGTTCGCGATGCGCGCCCGCACACGTTTTCAGGGAGGCTTGCTTGTTGGGGTGACAGGGTACGGAATGGCGACGATCTTCGCGCTCCACGGCGCACCCGACCTTGCGCTCACCCAGCTCCTCGTAGAGACAGTCACGCTCATTGCTTTCGTGCTCGTGATTCGTCGTCTCCCCGCCCACATGGCGTCGCGGCCCAGGCTTGCGAAGCGCACGTTCAGGCTGCTGTTGGGCACGGGTGTTGGCCTTGTTCTTGGAACTGTTGCTGTCGTGTCGCTTGGCGCGCGGATCGCCGACCCGATCTCGCTCGGTCTGCCGCAGCTCGCGGTCGAGGGTGGCCACGGGTACAACGTCGTGAACGTGATGCTCGTCGACATCCGCGCGTGGGACACGATGGGGGAGCTCTCCGTGATCCTTGCTGCTGCGACAGGAGTTGCGTCCCTCGTCTTCCTGAACACGCGCAACGACCAGAGTCCTCATCTCAGCCGGCGTGAGGCCCGCAACGCAACCCGAGCGCACCTGCTCCGCGTTGCAGATCCAGAGGATCCCGCGAGCCGGATGAACTGGTTGCTTGCAGGCTCTTACCTTCGGCCAGAGCGTCGTTCGATCATTCTTGAGGTCGTCGTCCGGCTTGTGTTCCACGGCCTCCTTATTCTTTCCGTGTTCCTCTTGCTGTCCGGCCACAATGCCCCTGGCGGTGGGTTCGCCGCCGGTCTCGTCGCTGGTCTCGCGCTTGTCGCCCGTTATCTCGCAGGCGGCCGGCATGAGCTTCGAGCAACGGTGGCGCTCGACGCTGGCAGGATCCTCGGCATCGGGCTCGCGCTTGCAGTGACGATGGCCATTCTCCCGTTGTTCTTTGGGCAACCGGCGCTCTCCTCAAGCTGGGTCGATGTCGATCTTGGGCCATTTGGTTCGCTTCCGCTCGTCACGTCGACCCTGTTCGACATCGGCGTCTATCTCGTCGTGTTCGGCCTCGTGCTCGACGTGCTCAGGAGTCTGGGTTCCGAAATCGATGAGCACGAAGAAGAAGACCAAGCCGAGTTCGCAGAGGAGGTAGCGCGATGA
- a CDS encoding Na(+)/H(+) antiporter subunit C, translated as MTMPLVLVAVMVVMYIAGVYLLLDRSLTRIMLGFLLVGNATNLLIFLMSGDFGAAPIAGGDEEISDPLPQAFILTAIVITFGVSAFLLALIYRSWRLARVSDDHVEDDADDLAIGSAETLTTGQVTEEDLEDAPEFEEDVPEDETQEARK; from the coding sequence ATGACGATGCCCCTCGTGTTGGTCGCGGTGATGGTAGTGATGTACATCGCAGGCGTGTACCTCCTCCTCGACAGGAGCCTCACACGCATCATGCTCGGGTTCCTGCTCGTCGGTAACGCGACGAATCTCCTCATCTTCCTGATGTCGGGAGATTTCGGTGCGGCACCGATCGCTGGCGGCGACGAGGAGATCAGTGATCCGCTGCCCCAGGCGTTCATCCTCACCGCTATTGTCATCACGTTTGGTGTGAGCGCGTTCCTGCTCGCGCTCATCTATCGCTCCTGGCGTCTGGCCCGCGTCAGCGACGACCATGTCGAGGATGACGCAGACGATCTCGCAATCGGTAGCGCCGAGACGCTCACAACCGGGCAGGTCACCGAAGAAGACCTTGAGGACGCCCCAGAGTTTGAGGAAGACGTGCCAGAAGACGAGACGCAGGAGGCCCGCAAGTGA
- the tgt gene encoding tRNA guanosine(34) transglycosylase Tgt has protein sequence MTDSSATHVSPSPADFSFDVDHRLETGGAVGSDGQPLGRAGTIHTPHGDIQTPAFIPVGTKATVKSLLPETVSQLGGQAVLANAYHLFLQPGSDIVDAAGGFGKFMNWHGPTFTDSGGFQVMSLGVGFKKVISMSEKAHAEAEVIAQTKERLAHVDEDGVTFKSFINGDKHRFTPEISMQIQHQLGADIMFAFDELTTLLDSRAYQEDSVERTERWAVRCLDEHARQTADRQHRPYQALFGVVQGAQYEDLRRRAASGLAGLRGATATEQEFDGFGIGGAIEKTELGEIVGWVCDELPENKPRHLLGISEPDDLFFGIAAGADTFDCVAPSRQARGGTMYSSAGRVNAKAATQRRRFEALDPECDCYTCENYTAAYLHHLFKAKEMLGSTLATIHNERFIVRLVDRIRESIIDGTFIELREEILTKQYGADFAREAAARYSA, from the coding sequence GTGACTGACTCTTCCGCGACCCACGTGTCCCCCTCCCCTGCTGACTTCTCATTCGACGTCGACCACCGGCTCGAGACGGGCGGCGCCGTTGGCAGCGACGGGCAGCCCCTCGGCCGCGCAGGCACGATCCACACCCCTCACGGCGACATTCAGACTCCGGCGTTTATCCCCGTCGGCACGAAGGCGACCGTGAAGTCGCTGTTGCCCGAGACCGTCAGCCAGCTCGGGGGCCAAGCCGTGCTCGCGAACGCCTACCACCTGTTTTTGCAGCCCGGCAGCGATATCGTCGACGCCGCGGGTGGGTTCGGAAAGTTCATGAACTGGCACGGCCCGACCTTTACCGACTCTGGCGGATTCCAGGTGATGTCGCTCGGCGTCGGCTTTAAGAAGGTCATCTCTATGTCAGAGAAGGCGCACGCTGAAGCCGAGGTCATTGCACAGACCAAAGAGCGGCTCGCGCACGTTGACGAAGACGGTGTGACATTCAAGTCGTTCATCAACGGCGATAAGCACCGTTTCACGCCCGAGATCTCCATGCAGATTCAGCACCAGCTCGGCGCCGACATCATGTTCGCGTTCGACGAGCTCACGACACTTCTCGACTCGCGTGCGTACCAAGAGGACTCAGTCGAGCGAACTGAACGTTGGGCGGTGCGGTGCCTTGACGAGCATGCCCGACAGACTGCCGATCGTCAGCACCGCCCGTATCAGGCGCTCTTCGGGGTGGTGCAAGGTGCGCAATACGAGGATCTTCGTCGTCGCGCAGCAAGTGGACTCGCTGGGCTGCGGGGCGCAACAGCTACCGAACAGGAATTCGACGGCTTTGGCATCGGTGGCGCGATAGAGAAGACCGAGCTCGGCGAGATCGTCGGCTGGGTCTGCGATGAGCTACCCGAGAACAAGCCGAGGCACCTGCTCGGGATCTCCGAGCCAGACGACCTCTTCTTTGGAATCGCGGCCGGCGCCGACACCTTTGACTGCGTCGCCCCTTCGCGCCAGGCTCGGGGCGGCACGATGTACTCGAGCGCGGGCCGCGTCAATGCGAAGGCCGCCACGCAGCGGCGCCGGTTCGAAGCGCTCGACCCCGAGTGCGACTGCTACACCTGCGAGAACTACACCGCCGCCTACCTGCATCATCTCTTCAAGGCGAAAGAGATGCTCGGCTCGACGCTTGCGACAATTCACAACGAGCGTTTCATCGTGCGACTTGTCGACAGGATCCGCGAATCGATCATTGATGGGACGTTCATCGAGCTGCGCGAGGAGATCCTCACGAAGCAGTACGGGGCAGACTTCGCGCGGGAAGCGGCGGCCCGCTACTCTGCCTAA
- a CDS encoding Na+/H+ antiporter subunit D: MTFLVPLVVLIPLVGAALALAAPGRGALQRGITLVALTASSILGIALMFIVDRVGPLVMQVGGWAAPYGISLVVDRVSAIMLAVSAVVLLAVFIFSIGQGLADGDEETPVSIYYPTYMVLGAGVFNAFIAGDLFNLYVGFEILLVSSYVLITLGGTAPRIRAGVTYVIVSLVSSILFLAAIGLVYGATGTVNMAQLQTRIAELPSDLQLILNLALLIAFGIKAAVFPLAFWLPDSYPTAPAPVTAVFAGLLTKVGVYAIIRTQTMLFPESSVDPLLMVIAALTLIVGILGAISQLDVKRMLSFTLISHIGYMIFGIAIATSAGFAATIYYIAHHIIVQTTLFLAVGLMERQGGTTSLSGLGGLLRSAPVIGVLFFIPMLNLGGIPPFSGFLGKVGLFTAGAALQTPGAYWLIGIGALVSLLTLYALARAWVLAFWRPKPATAVQSGPAKEPAKAPSTEALRLREREEAMIERLQDAPDAAPTQEKRGIPRLMIGATVGMIGVSLVLTFAAGPLFGYAERAGEDLANPDVLASLVLDGDHPNGGSGSTAAPEEVSNG, from the coding sequence GTGACATTCCTCGTTCCCCTCGTCGTTCTGATACCGCTCGTTGGCGCAGCACTGGCCCTCGCAGCGCCGGGGCGTGGCGCGCTGCAACGCGGCATCACCCTCGTGGCCCTTACTGCGAGCTCTATTCTCGGCATTGCGCTGATGTTTATCGTCGACCGCGTCGGCCCGCTCGTCATGCAGGTTGGCGGCTGGGCGGCGCCGTACGGCATCTCCCTCGTCGTTGACCGAGTCTCTGCGATCATGCTGGCGGTGTCAGCAGTCGTGCTTCTCGCGGTGTTCATCTTCTCGATCGGGCAGGGCCTCGCCGACGGCGACGAGGAGACACCGGTCTCGATCTACTACCCGACGTACATGGTGCTCGGCGCCGGCGTCTTCAATGCGTTCATCGCTGGCGACCTGTTCAACCTCTACGTCGGGTTTGAGATCCTGCTCGTCTCGAGCTACGTGCTCATCACGCTCGGTGGTACCGCGCCGCGAATTCGCGCGGGTGTGACCTACGTCATCGTGTCGCTCGTGTCCTCGATCCTGTTCCTTGCGGCGATCGGCCTTGTCTACGGAGCGACTGGGACTGTCAACATGGCCCAGCTGCAGACCCGGATAGCCGAGTTGCCGAGCGACCTGCAACTCATTCTCAACCTGGCGCTGCTTATCGCGTTCGGTATCAAGGCGGCTGTGTTCCCGCTTGCGTTCTGGCTGCCTGATTCCTACCCGACGGCCCCCGCCCCTGTGACGGCAGTGTTCGCGGGCCTTCTGACGAAGGTCGGCGTTTACGCGATCATTCGAACGCAAACGATGCTGTTCCCTGAGTCCAGCGTCGATCCATTACTCATGGTGATAGCCGCGCTCACATTGATTGTCGGCATCCTCGGGGCGATCTCGCAGCTCGACGTGAAGCGGATGCTGTCGTTTACACTCATTAGCCATATTGGGTACATGATTTTCGGCATCGCGATCGCGACATCCGCTGGCTTTGCGGCGACGATCTACTACATCGCTCACCACATTATTGTGCAGACCACGCTGTTTCTCGCAGTCGGCCTCATGGAGCGTCAGGGGGGCACGACATCGCTTTCGGGGCTTGGCGGGCTGCTGCGAAGCGCTCCGGTTATCGGCGTCTTGTTCTTCATCCCGATGCTGAACCTCGGCGGCATCCCGCCATTCTCTGGGTTCCTCGGCAAAGTGGGCCTCTTCACGGCCGGTGCGGCACTGCAGACACCCGGCGCGTACTGGCTCATCGGTATTGGTGCACTCGTCTCGCTGCTCACGCTCTACGCGCTTGCACGCGCCTGGGTGCTCGCATTCTGGCGACCGAAGCCCGCGACAGCTGTCCAGTCGGGTCCGGCGAAGGAGCCCGCAAAGGCGCCATCGACCGAGGCATTGAGGCTGCGCGAGCGTGAAGAGGCGATGATTGAGCGGTTGCAAGATGCCCCCGACGCCGCACCGACGCAAGAGAAGCGCGGAATCCCGCGGCTCATGATCGGCGCCACTGTCGGAATGATTGGGGTGAGTCTCGTACTCACGTTCGCGGCGGGCCCGCTATTCGGGTATGCCGAGCGTGCGGGTGAGGATCTCGCGAACCCAGACGTTCTCGCCTCGCTCGTGCTCGACGGTGACCACCCGAACGGTGGCAGCGGCTCCACGGCAGCACCAGAGGAGGTATCGAATGGCTAA
- the mnhG gene encoding monovalent cation/H(+) antiporter subunit G — MFDQILDIAALVCLLLAAVLSAAAGIGLLRFTDALSRLHAATKPQIFGLLLVVAAVAIDQRSLGVFLALVPVFVFQALTAPTAAHMVGRAAYRTGQLDSRTILVDELGPAVERATARAAEQDREQALAEQARDRELEAAEAEREVTPGRPPTVS, encoded by the coding sequence ATGTTTGATCAGATACTGGACATTGCCGCGCTTGTCTGCTTGCTGCTTGCGGCCGTGCTTTCTGCGGCCGCCGGCATCGGCCTACTTCGGTTTACCGACGCGCTGAGTCGACTCCACGCTGCGACGAAGCCTCAGATCTTCGGTCTGCTGCTTGTTGTTGCGGCCGTCGCGATTGACCAGCGCTCGCTTGGCGTGTTTCTCGCGCTCGTGCCTGTCTTCGTCTTCCAGGCGCTCACCGCGCCGACGGCAGCTCACATGGTCGGTCGTGCCGCCTACCGTACCGGTCAGCTTGACTCCCGCACGATTCTCGTCGACGAGCTTGGCCCTGCAGTTGAGCGGGCGACGGCCAGGGCAGCTGAGCAGGATCGTGAACAGGCGCTCGCAGAGCAGGCCCGCGACCGCGAGCTCGAAGCCGCTGAAGCTGAGCGTGAGGTGACGCCCGGTAGGCCCCCGACGGTAAGCTAG